The following are from one region of the Salvia splendens isolate huo1 chromosome 2, SspV2, whole genome shotgun sequence genome:
- the LOC121792637 gene encoding U-box domain-containing protein 3-like, producing MDLTPLRCLINSISRFIHLVTCRVSSTMPAENDYQNLVSMLKHLKPVLDDVSDHKAPMDEALFKECEELDIAVNETREFLEKWSPRTSTLLCVLQSKPLLLSIQIASVKLSCILCKIYESLPTPSTLAHVQLSVQECQNLKLGKLADEIEEILKSKKDGKVPGVQQLINIIETFHLTSSDEILNEYIALEKEKQRAEGSDIKGDLDHISNIVDLLSHVRDYVVNLEKFKAIGGIQIPSHFLCPLSLELMLDPVIVASGQTYERAAIQKWLDNRLGICPKTGYKLSHKNLIPNNTVKALITNWCNENNLELGSKCEKSVIERVCPPSEHAGNEDDSQCPPQSGNSASGSSFGHGMETQNRGSRGVNEKLDESSPEHSYVHSRSESESSAVSSIDSVATAETENASKSSKQENPIDKLDDTKSACSTSLVNKAGGASHSSHGRQHSAKTMGEMVANGKHTPSRAVSLQSESRYDVLTSTSHVEKLVNNLKSVSNELQTGAARELRLLVRSNMENRIIIGECGAIAPLIGLLHSDVKETQEHAVTALLNLSINENIKARIAEEGALEPLIHVLKTGNEGAKENAAAALFSISRLDEYRIKIGRSGAIKPLVDLLRTGTIRGKKDAATALFNLSIFHENKARIVQAGAVKPLVTLLDPESEMIDKAVALLSNLSTIAEGCSAIAREEGIPLLVEIVDTGSQRGKENAASILLQLCINSPKYCRSILQEGAVPPLVALSQSGTPRAKEKAQQLLSHFRNQRESSAARGRS from the exons ATGGACTTGACACCATTAAGATGTCTTATTAACAGTATTTCTCGATTCATTCATCTGGTAACATGCCGCGTATCGAGTACGATGCCAGCTGAGAATGATTATCAGAATTTGGTTTCTATGTTAAAGCATTTGAAACCAGTACTTGATGATGTTTCCGATCACAAAGCACCAATGGATGAGGCATTGTTTAAAGAATGTGAAGAGTTGGATATAGCTGTGAATGAGACCAGAGAGTTCCTTGAGAAATGGTCCCCAAGAACGAGCACGTTACTGTGT GTACTGCAAAGTAAGCCATTGCTCTTGAGCATCCAGATTGCCTCAGTCAAGTTATCTTGCATTCTTTGCAAAATATATGAATCATTACCAACTCCTTCAACCCTAGCACATGTGCAG CTTTCTGTGCAAGAGTGTCAGAATCTGAAGCTAGGGAAACTAGCTGACGAGATAGAAGAGATTCTGAAAAGCAAAAAAGACGGAAAAGTTCCTGGTGTTCAGCAGCTTATCAACATAATTGAGACCTTCCACCTGACATCTAGTGATGAAATTTTGAATGAGTATATTGCACTTGAGAAGGAGAAACAAAGAGCTGAAGGCAGCGACATAAAAGGGGATTTAGATCACATTTCCAATATTGTTGATCTTTTGTCTCACGTTCGTGATTATGTTGTTAATCTCGAGAAATTTAAAGCCATAGGTGGCATTCAGATTCCTTCACATTTCCTCTGCCCATTGTCTTTGGAACTGATGTTAGATCCTGTGATTGTTGCTTCGGGCCAAACTTATGAGCGTGCTGCTATTCAGAAATGGTTGGATAACAGACTTGGGATATGCCCCAAAACCGGTTACAAGCTTTCCCATAAGAATCTTATCCCCAACAACACCGTTAAAGCTCTCATAACAAATTGGTGCAATGAAAACAATCTAGAACTTGGTAGCAAGTGTGAAAAATCTGTTATAGAAAGAGTCTGTCCCCCTTCTGAGCATGCCGGTAATGAAGATGATAGCCAATGTCCTCCGCAAAGTGGTAATTCTGCATCTGGATCCTCGTTTGGACACGGTATGGAGACTCAGAATCGCGGTTCCAGAGGGGTGAACGAGAAACTTGATGAGTCTTCTCCAGAGCATTCATATGTACATAGCCGGAGTGAGTCAGAGTCCAGTGCTGTGTCCAGCATAGATTCTGTTGCAACAGCAGAAACTGAAAATGCAAGTAAATCAAGTAAGCAGGAAAATCCGATTGATAAGTTAGATGATACAAAGTCTGCCTGTTCCACTTCTCTTGTTAATAAAGCTGGTGGGGCTTCTCATTCTTCACATGGAAGGCAGCACAGTGCCAAAACAATGGGTGAAATGGTTGCCAATGGAAAACACACTCCATCTAGAGCTGTGTCGCTTCAATCTGAGTCCCGGTATGATGTATTGACTTCTACTTCCCATGTGGAAAAACTCGTCAACAACCTGAAGAGTGTTTCAAATGAACTACAAACTGGAGCCGCCAGAGAATTGCGGCTTCTTGTGAGGTCTAATATGGAAAACCGCATCATTATTGGTGAATGTGGGGCTATTGCCCCGTTGATTGGACTTTTACACTCAGATGTCAAGGAAACACAGGAACATGCTGTCACTGCTCTTTTGAATTTATCTATAAACGAAAACATCAAGGCCAGGATTGCGGAAGAAGGTGCTCTAGAACCACTAATTCATGTTCTTAAAACTGGAAATGAAGGAGCCAAAGAGAATGCTGCTGCTGCTCTTTTTAGTATCTCACGTTTAGATGAGTACAGGATAAAGATTGGTCGATCTGGGGCAATCAAACCCTTGGTTGATCTTTTAAGAACAGGTACTATCAGAGGAAAGAAAGATGCTGCAACCGCGTTATTTAACCTATCTATCTTTCACGAGAATAAGGCTCGTATAGTACAAGCTGGAGCAGTGAAGCCTTTGGTGACCTTGTTGGATCCCGAATCAGAGATGATCGATAAAGCTGTGGCTCTACTTTCAAATTTGTCAACCATCGCTGAAGGATGCTCAGCAATTGCTCGAGAAGAGGGCATTCCATTACTTGTCGAGATAGTCGATACAGGGTCCCaaagaggaaaggaaaatgCAGCTTCGATACTGTTGCAGCTATGCATCAATAGTCCTAAATATTGTCGGAGCATTTTGCAAGAAGGAGCGGTTCCGCCTCTTGTGGCATTATCTCAGTCCGGCACTCCTAGAGCTAAGGAAAAG GCTCAACAGCTTCTGAGTCACTTCCGCAATCAGCGTGAGAGCTCTGCAGCAAGAGGGAGATCGTGA
- the LOC121792639 gene encoding protein LIGHT-DEPENDENT SHORT HYPOCOTYLS 3-like produces MDSSPFPEVESSNSENSSVNTGGATASSSAAPSSGSATLSRYENQKRRDWNTFGQYLKNHRPPLSLSRCSGAHVLEFLRYLDQFGKTKVHTPICPFYGHPNPPAPCPCPLRQAWGSLDALIGRLRAAYEENGGKPETNPFGARAVRLYLRDVRDLQSKARGISYEKKKRKRPPQQQPSAASPPPPGEG; encoded by the coding sequence ATGGATTCGTCGCCGTTCCCGGAGGTGGAGAGCTCGAACTCGGAGAACAGCAGCGTCAACACCGGCGGTGccaccgcctcctcctccgccgcgcCGTCTTCCGGATCCGCCACACTCAGCCGCTACGAGAACCAGAAGCGGCGCGACTGGAACACGTTCGGGCAGTACCTGAAGAACCACCGGCCGCCGCTGTCGCTCAGCCGGTGCAGCGGCGCGCACGTGCTGGAATTCCTCCGATACCTAGATCAATTCGGGAAGACTAAAGTCCACACCCCAATCTGCCCGTTTTACGGCCACCCGAACCCCCCCGCCCCCTGCCCCTGCCCGCTCCGGCAGGCCTGGGGCAGCCTCGACGCGCTGATCGGCCGCCTCCGCGCCGCCTACGAGGAGAATGGAGGCAAGCCGGAGACGAACCCCTTCGGCGCCCGCGCCGTCCGCCTCTACCTCCGCGACGTCCGCGATCTGCAGTCCAAGGCGAGGGGGATCAGTTACGAGAAGAAGAAGCGGAAGCGCCCCCCGCAGCAGCAGCCCTCCGCCGCATCGCCGCCGCCTCCCGGTGAAGGTTAA
- the LOC121792640 gene encoding putative lysine-specific demethylase JMJ16 isoform X2, translated as MVGAKRSIKNVTDNEEENLSVPPGFVSLTSLTLKKIVTDPNSATERDRGPGLVGVPLRNSDLESFKMSLLQRPWISHGQFERVRHQDDSAQIGNNLKVPVGAPLPKGVIRGCENCHDCVKVTARWHPEDSYLPPLDDAPVFRPTEEEFRDTLKYIANIRPRAENYGICRIVPPPSWRPPCLLKNKEIWEASKFSSHVQKIDELQKLFSKRKGSRLHEKIETEMPKAAKIGKLDSSNECVGDSEEDSGPEFTLKSFKKYADDFKVQYFRENDTVAATGPKRSEPLIARVESEYWRIVEKPSEEIEVLFGTEVANQTIASGFPVAATPAKGTGKYSEYVKSGWNLNNTAELYGSLLPFGCYSSSTVSVPQIFIGMCFASQCWRNEDHHLYSLSYMHVGSPKVWYSIPGKCFFKFAKVVKKWFPKLSKHPELLHKHVAQLSPSVLIAEGIPVFRCLQNPFEYVVTFPGAYHSEFSCGFNCSEAVCFAPIDWLPHGQNIIEHYAGYGFKTLLSHDKLLLGAAKEAVTYLWDSLTNKSSNSKINFWRSACGAAGTFTRLLKMRVENESIRRKHLCNMPMSRPLGEVDDATKRECCICLYDVYLSAVVCSCSPNRYSCLRHVKHLCSCGWTAKEFLFRYEIDELQLLVEALKGNMKAIYSWAKNIQKLATSDKDHTRKNPNSTSLCESNGLAA; from the exons ATGGTCGGGGCGAAGAGATCTATAAAGAATGTCACAGACAACGAAGAAGAGAATCTATCAGTTCCACCCGGATTTGTGTCGTTGACATCTCTGACATTGAAGAAGATAGTAACTGATCCAAATTCTGCTACAGAAAGGGATCGTGGACCTGGGTTAGTTGGGGTTCCTCTTAGAAATTCTGACCTTGAATCGTTTAAGATGTCACTTTTACAGAGACCATGGATATCTCATGGCCAGTTTGAGCGTGTTCGGCATCAAGACGACTCTGCACAGATTGGAAATAATTTG AAAGTTCCTGTTGGTGCTCCCCTCCCCAAAGGAGTGATACGGGGATGTGAAAACTGCCATGATTGTGTGAAG GTTACTGCTAGATGGCATCCCGAAGATTCATATTTGCCTCCGCTTGATGATGCTCCGGTGTTCAGACCAACTGAAGAG GAATTCAGGGACACTCTGAAATACATAGCCAATATACGACCAAGAGCAGAGAATTATGGAATTTGCCGCATTGTCCCCCCTCCTTCCTGGAGACCACCCTGCCTTctgaaaaataaagagatatgGGAAGCTTCAAAATTTAGCTCGCATGTACAAAAGATTGATGAGCTCCAGAAATTGTTTTCAAAGAGAAAAGGATCTAGGTTGCATGAAAAGATCGAAACTGAAATGCCAAAAGCTGCAAAAATCGGGAAGCTTGATTCTTCCAATGAATGCGTTGGAGATTCTGAGGAAGATAGTGGACCTGAATTCACTCTGAAAAGCTTTAAAAAGTATGCTGATGATTTCAAGGTACAATATTTTCGTGAGAATGACACAGTAGCTGCAACAGGCCCAAAACGCAGTGAACCACTAATTGCGAGAGTTGAGAGCGAATATTGGCGAATTGTTGAGAAACCAAGTGAAGAAATAGAG GTGCTTTTTGGTACTGAGGTGGCTAATCAGACCATAGCAAGCGGATTTCCTGTTGCTGCCACTCCAGCAAAAGGTACAGGGAAATATAGTGAATATGTGAAATCCGGATGGAACTTGAATAATACCGCAGAGCTCTATGGTTCCCTTCTTCCATTTGGATGCTACAGTTCATCCACTGTTTCGGTTCCTCAGATTTTCATTGGGATGTGCTTTGCATCACAGTGCTGG AGAAATGAAGATCACCATTTGTATTCATTATCTTACATGCACGTGGGTAGCCCTAAAGTGTGGTATTCTATCCCAGGGAAGTGTTTCTTCAAGTTTGCGAAAGTTGTAAAGAAATGGTTTCCTAAGCTGTCAAAACATCCCGAGTTGCTCCATAAGCAT GTTGCTCAACTCTCACCCTCAGTGCTAATCGCTGAGGGGATTCCAGTATTCCGTTGTCTGCAAAATCCCTTTGAATATGTTGTCACATTCCCTGGAGCTTACCATTCGGAATTTAGTTGTGGGTTCAATTGTTCGGAAGCAGTGTGTTTTGCTCCTATAGACTGGTTGCCTCATGGACAGAACATTATAGAACATTATGCTGGATATGGTTTCAAGACGTTGCTCTCTCATGATAAGCTGTTGTTAGGAGCAGCAAAGGAAGCTGTGACTTATCTGTGGGATTCTCTTACAAACAAaagctccaactccaaaattaatttttggaGAAGCGCCTGTGGGGCGGCTGGAACCTTTACAAGATTACTGAAG ATGCGTGTTGAAAATGAGAGCATAAGGAGGAAGCACCTATGCAACATGCCAATGTCTAGACCACTGGGTGAAGTTGATGATGCCACTAAACGAGAGTGCTGTATATGCTTGTACGATGTATACCTTTCTGCCGTGGTCTGTTCATGTTCCCCTAACAGATATTCTTGCCTGCGCCATGTAAAGCACCTTTGTTCTTGTGGTTGGACAGCCAAAGAGTTTCTCTTCAGATACGAAATTGATGAGTTGCAGCTCCTGGTTGAGGCTTTGAAAGGGAACATGAAAGCTATATATAGCTGGGCTAAGAATATACAGAAACTCGCTACAAGTGATAAGGACCATACAAGAAAGAATCCCAATTCCACTTCTTTATGTGAGTCGAATGGCTTAGCCGCTTAG
- the LOC121792640 gene encoding putative lysine-specific demethylase JMJ16 isoform X1: protein MVGAKRSIKNVTDNEEENLSVPPGFVSLTSLTLKKIVTDPNSATERDRGPGLVGVPLRNSDLESFKMSLLQRPWISHGQFERVRHQDDSAQIGNNLKVPVGAPLPKGVIRGCENCHDCVKVTARWHPEDSYLPPLDDAPVFRPTEEEFRDTLKYIANIRPRAENYGICRIVPPPSWRPPCLLKNKEIWEASKFSSHVQKIDELQKLFSKRKGSRLHEKIETEMPKAAKIGKLDSSNECVGDSEEDSGPEFTLKSFKKYADDFKVQYFRENDTVAATGPKRSEPLIARVESEYWRIVEKPSEEIEVLFGTEVANQTIASGFPVAATPAKGTGKYSEYVKSGWNLNNTAELYGSLLPFGCYSSSTVSVPQIFIGMCFASQCWRNEDHHLYSLSYMHVGSPKVWYSIPGKCFFKFAKVVKKWFPKLSKHPELLHKHVAQLSPSVLIAEGIPVFRCLQNPFEYVVTFPGAYHSEFSCGFNCSEAVCFAPIDWLPHGQNIIEHYAGYGFKTLLSHDKLLLGAAKEAVTYLWDSLTNKSSNSKINFWRSACGAAGTFTRLLKVCLDMRVENESIRRKHLCNMPMSRPLGEVDDATKRECCICLYDVYLSAVVCSCSPNRYSCLRHVKHLCSCGWTAKEFLFRYEIDELQLLVEALKGNMKAIYSWAKNIQKLATSDKDHTRKNPNSTSLCESNGLAA, encoded by the exons ATGGTCGGGGCGAAGAGATCTATAAAGAATGTCACAGACAACGAAGAAGAGAATCTATCAGTTCCACCCGGATTTGTGTCGTTGACATCTCTGACATTGAAGAAGATAGTAACTGATCCAAATTCTGCTACAGAAAGGGATCGTGGACCTGGGTTAGTTGGGGTTCCTCTTAGAAATTCTGACCTTGAATCGTTTAAGATGTCACTTTTACAGAGACCATGGATATCTCATGGCCAGTTTGAGCGTGTTCGGCATCAAGACGACTCTGCACAGATTGGAAATAATTTG AAAGTTCCTGTTGGTGCTCCCCTCCCCAAAGGAGTGATACGGGGATGTGAAAACTGCCATGATTGTGTGAAG GTTACTGCTAGATGGCATCCCGAAGATTCATATTTGCCTCCGCTTGATGATGCTCCGGTGTTCAGACCAACTGAAGAG GAATTCAGGGACACTCTGAAATACATAGCCAATATACGACCAAGAGCAGAGAATTATGGAATTTGCCGCATTGTCCCCCCTCCTTCCTGGAGACCACCCTGCCTTctgaaaaataaagagatatgGGAAGCTTCAAAATTTAGCTCGCATGTACAAAAGATTGATGAGCTCCAGAAATTGTTTTCAAAGAGAAAAGGATCTAGGTTGCATGAAAAGATCGAAACTGAAATGCCAAAAGCTGCAAAAATCGGGAAGCTTGATTCTTCCAATGAATGCGTTGGAGATTCTGAGGAAGATAGTGGACCTGAATTCACTCTGAAAAGCTTTAAAAAGTATGCTGATGATTTCAAGGTACAATATTTTCGTGAGAATGACACAGTAGCTGCAACAGGCCCAAAACGCAGTGAACCACTAATTGCGAGAGTTGAGAGCGAATATTGGCGAATTGTTGAGAAACCAAGTGAAGAAATAGAG GTGCTTTTTGGTACTGAGGTGGCTAATCAGACCATAGCAAGCGGATTTCCTGTTGCTGCCACTCCAGCAAAAGGTACAGGGAAATATAGTGAATATGTGAAATCCGGATGGAACTTGAATAATACCGCAGAGCTCTATGGTTCCCTTCTTCCATTTGGATGCTACAGTTCATCCACTGTTTCGGTTCCTCAGATTTTCATTGGGATGTGCTTTGCATCACAGTGCTGG AGAAATGAAGATCACCATTTGTATTCATTATCTTACATGCACGTGGGTAGCCCTAAAGTGTGGTATTCTATCCCAGGGAAGTGTTTCTTCAAGTTTGCGAAAGTTGTAAAGAAATGGTTTCCTAAGCTGTCAAAACATCCCGAGTTGCTCCATAAGCAT GTTGCTCAACTCTCACCCTCAGTGCTAATCGCTGAGGGGATTCCAGTATTCCGTTGTCTGCAAAATCCCTTTGAATATGTTGTCACATTCCCTGGAGCTTACCATTCGGAATTTAGTTGTGGGTTCAATTGTTCGGAAGCAGTGTGTTTTGCTCCTATAGACTGGTTGCCTCATGGACAGAACATTATAGAACATTATGCTGGATATGGTTTCAAGACGTTGCTCTCTCATGATAAGCTGTTGTTAGGAGCAGCAAAGGAAGCTGTGACTTATCTGTGGGATTCTCTTACAAACAAaagctccaactccaaaattaatttttggaGAAGCGCCTGTGGGGCGGCTGGAACCTTTACAAGATTACTGAAGGTATGCCTCGAT ATGCGTGTTGAAAATGAGAGCATAAGGAGGAAGCACCTATGCAACATGCCAATGTCTAGACCACTGGGTGAAGTTGATGATGCCACTAAACGAGAGTGCTGTATATGCTTGTACGATGTATACCTTTCTGCCGTGGTCTGTTCATGTTCCCCTAACAGATATTCTTGCCTGCGCCATGTAAAGCACCTTTGTTCTTGTGGTTGGACAGCCAAAGAGTTTCTCTTCAGATACGAAATTGATGAGTTGCAGCTCCTGGTTGAGGCTTTGAAAGGGAACATGAAAGCTATATATAGCTGGGCTAAGAATATACAGAAACTCGCTACAAGTGATAAGGACCATACAAGAAAGAATCCCAATTCCACTTCTTTATGTGAGTCGAATGGCTTAGCCGCTTAG
- the LOC121768694 gene encoding protein CUP-SHAPED COTYLEDON 3-like translates to MGLRDIGETLPPGFRFYPSDEELVCHYLYKKITNEEVLRGTLVEIDLHVCEPWQLPEVAKLNSNEWYFFSFRDRKYTTGFRTNRATTSGYWKATGKDRTVLDPQTKAVVGMRKTLVFYKNRAPNGTKTGWIMHEFRLENPHVPPKEDWVLCRVFHKSRSENSNNFMSLHNFDDPIISSTNNERVNITPCGHQNITSLFNHNQSHQHHVGGPNPNPNPSTSLGLDFNLSRDHHMNHQPYCSSSHGYVHNKLGEATKCEDDYGFLFDFDGSNVAPSSLEDMRFVDDSSSVFI, encoded by the exons ATGGGGTTACGAGACATCGGAGAGACGCTGCCACCGGGTTTCAGGTTTTACCCGAGCGACGAAGAGCTCGTTTGCCATTATCTCTACAAAAAGATCACCAATGAAGAAGTTCTCCGAGGCACTTTGGTTGAGATCGATCTCCATGTTTGCGAGCCATGGCAGCTTCCCG AGGTGGCTAAATTGAACTCGAACGAGTGGTACTTCTTTAGCTTCCGGGATAGGAAGTACACAACCGGGTTTAGGACCAACCGGGCCACCACATCCGGCTACTGGAAGGCCACGGGGAAGGATCGGACGGTGCTTGATCCTCAGACGAAGGCCGTCGTTGGGATGAGGAAGACTTTGGTTTTTTACAAGAATAGGGCTCCTAATGGGACCAAAACCGGTTGGATCATGCACGAATTTCGCCTTGAAAACCCACATGTCCCACCTAAG GAGGATTGGGTACTATGCAGAGTGTTCCACAAATCAAGAAGTGAAAATAGCAACAATTTCATGAGCCTACATAATTTCGACGATCCCATAATTTCCTCAACAAATAATGAACGTGTCAACATTACACCTTGTGGCCATCAAAATATCACTTCGTTGTTCAACCACAACCAATCCCACCAACACCATGTAGGCGGCccgaaccctaaccctaaccctagcacCTCTCTCGGGCTTGATTTCAACCTATCTCGTGACCATCACATGAATCACCAGCCATATTGCTCGAGCTCTCATGGCTATGTCCACAACAAATTGGGTGAGGCTACAAAGTGTGAGGATGACTATGGATTCTTGTTCGATTTCGATGGCTCCAACGTTGCTCCATCGAGCCTTGAAGATATGCGGTTTGTTGATGATAGTAGCTCGGTTTTCATCTAA